The Denticeps clupeoides chromosome 5, fDenClu1.1, whole genome shotgun sequence genome includes a region encoding these proteins:
- the LOC114789949 gene encoding zinc finger protein 91 gives MERPLLDFPKSCEFVGGTEAFICTECGEGFQQYPKLLNHMAIHGPFDSFPFDGTSNGYDAPLEFALHKNGTLTVVDRLSPNPSTGKLANQFLDKYSSSTSRSIEHDKRMFPCERCGQVFCNQLSLQQHQRYHSLGQGFKCTLCCKVHCDRESLREHLQDHAHERFYSCGHCGKRFLKQETLATHQKERHGSFGPRNLSKLEDNQENSDKSYPCKICGLQFFWLSDLQSHLISHSLRKTVSTDTTQVTNTKKDSDSKDSSGSQNSPSRPYRCGLCGNRFQQLSDLKEHHLSHQTKEERDMNNKHPLDEKNKIIPTKPQMQRVDPCKPTRIRGRRVHHSNYTKLYPCKHCHRVFVHSSSLSRHMRYHKGTLHTCVYCGRNFPQRCDVTRHVAMYHKEELAGELADAKESSDIECDPKESSDLNSMQTVENGSEDPTTIGDIQENQSDDNPHSKENETFVHPKPRLSLKCHDCGKIFGLLSVYQRHLRYHKREPSLQLHKCLHCQCRFSQHSALELHLETHKNKISRQTVKETSATEIANNNHVMDAETEYKDHGDNVDTEDCVSPEVLYDCTECTETFSSLQMFLKHQSAHGADNSVKSSM, from the coding sequence ATGGAACGCCCTCTATTGGATTTTCCAAAGTCTTGTGAGTTTGTAGGAGGGACAGAGGCTTTCATTTGTACTGAATGTGGAGAAGGCTTTCAGCAATACCCAAAGCTGTTGAATCATATGGCCATTCATGGGCCATTTGATTCATTCCCTTTTGATGGTACAAGTAATGGGTATGATGCTCCACTTGAGTTTGCACTTCACAAAAATGGAACCCTAACTGTGGTTGACAGATTGTCACCCAACCCATCCACTGGGAAACTAGCAAACCAGTTTCTTGATAAGTACTCCTCCTCCACTTCCAGATCAATAGAACATGATAAAAGAATGTTTCCATGTGAAAGATGTGGCCAAGTGTTTTGTAATCAGCTGAGTTTACAACAGCATCAGCGATATCATTCATTGGGGCAgggttttaaatgtacattgtgCTGCAAAGTACATTGTGATAGAGAAAGCTTAAGAGAGCACCTTCAAGATCATGCCCATGAACGCTTTTACAGTTGTGGACACTGTGGTAAACGATTTTTGAAACAGGAAACTCTGGCAACCCACCAAAAAGAACGACATGGATCATTTGGTCCCAGGAATTTAAGTAAATTGGAAGATAATCAAGAGAACAGTGATAAATCGTACCCGTGCAAGATATGTGGGCTACAGTTTTTCTGGCTCTCTGATTTACAGAGCCATCTAATCAGCCATTCCCTTAGGAAAACCGTTTCTACAGATACTACTCAAGTTACCAACACAAAAAAGGATTCTGATTCAAAGGACTCTTCTGGTTCTCAAAACAGTCCCTCTCGACCATACCGATGTGGCTTGTGTGGGAATCGGTTTCAGCAGTTATCAGACCTCAAGGAACATCATCTATCTCAtcaaacaaaagaagaaagagacaTGAATAATAAGCATCCTTTGGAtgagaaaaacaaaatcattCCAACAAAGCCTCAAATGCAAAGAGTTGATCCGTGCAAGCCAACAAGAATTCGAGGTAGACGTGTGCATCATTCCAACTACACCAAGTTGTACCCATGCAAGCATTGTCATCGTGTCTTTGTGCACTCAAGTAGCCTTTCTCGTCATATGCGATATCACAAGGGAACTCTTCATACTTGTGTGTACTGTGGGAGAAACTTTCCTCAACGCTGTGATGTTACAAGACATGTAGCCATGTACCATAAAGAAGAATTGGCTGGAGAATTGGCAGATGCAAAAGAGAGTTCAGATATAGAATGTGATCCAAAGGAGTCAAGTGATTTGAACTCTATGCAGACAGTAGAGAATGGTTCAGAGGATCCAACAACAATTGGAGATATTCAAGAAAACCAGAGTGATGACAACCCACATTCAAAAGAAAACGAAACATTTGTTCATCCCAAACCACGATTGTCCTTAAAGTGTCATGATTGTGGTAAAATCTTTGGTCTGCTCAGTGTTTACCAGCGTCATCTACGATATCACAAAAGAGAACCATCTCTACAGCTTCACAAATGTTTGCATTGCCAGTGCCGTTTCTCACAACACTCTGCTCTTGAATTACACCTTGAAACTCATAAGAATAAGATTTCTAGGCAAACTGTAAAGGAGACTTCAGCTACTGAAATTGCCAATAATAACCATGTGATGGATGCTGAAACTGAGTATAAGGATCATGGTGATAATGTAGACACTGAAGACTGTGTTTCTCCTGAAGTGTTGTATGATTGCACTGAGTGTACAGAAACATTTTCCTCCCTACAGATGTTCCTTAAACACCAAAGTGCTCATGGAGCAGATAATTCTGTGAAGAGTAGTATGTGA